A region of Kineococcus rhizosphaerae DNA encodes the following proteins:
- a CDS encoding TerD family protein: MGIDYSKKANEPEPPRAGGVSLSKVTLTKSAPKVSLSKTGATGGTLRVHLAWNARPAAAAPASGGFFSKLKAAAAPQGGIDLDLGALYEFSDGSKGVVQALGNAFRDRGAGDPVVWLDGDDRTGGGGENLFVDLRDAAKIKRILVFAFIYEGVPNWAAADGVVTLHPVSGPEIEVRLDEHDDRSPMCAIAQITSDGREIAVQREVRYVQGGQQALDEAFGWGMKWRTGRK; encoded by the coding sequence GTGGGCATCGACTACTCGAAGAAGGCGAACGAGCCTGAACCTCCCCGCGCGGGAGGTGTCTCGCTGTCGAAGGTCACGCTGACGAAGTCGGCGCCCAAGGTGTCGCTGTCCAAGACCGGGGCGACCGGCGGGACGCTGCGCGTGCACCTGGCCTGGAACGCGCGCCCGGCCGCCGCGGCCCCCGCCTCGGGCGGCTTCTTCTCCAAGCTCAAGGCCGCCGCGGCCCCGCAGGGCGGCATCGACCTCGACCTCGGCGCCCTCTACGAGTTCTCCGACGGCTCCAAGGGCGTCGTCCAGGCCCTCGGCAACGCGTTCCGCGACCGCGGCGCGGGCGACCCCGTCGTCTGGCTCGACGGCGACGACCGCACCGGCGGCGGCGGGGAGAACCTCTTCGTCGACCTGCGCGACGCCGCGAAGATCAAGCGGATCCTCGTCTTCGCCTTCATCTACGAGGGCGTCCCGAACTGGGCCGCCGCCGACGGTGTCGTGACCCTGCACCCCGTCTCGGGCCCCGAGATCGAGGTCCGGCTCGACGAGCACGACGACCGCTCGCCCATGTGCGCCATCGCGCAGATCACCTCCGACGGCCGCGAGATCGCCGTCCAGCGCGAGGTGCGGTACGTCCAGGGCGGCCAGCAGGCCCTCGACGAGGCGTTCGGGTGGGGCATGAAGTGGCGGACCGGGCGCAAGTAG
- a CDS encoding GAF domain-containing SpoIIE family protein phosphatase — protein MSSAGAVDPLLLRAWQEVSEGIIVLDAEEWRVLHVNAAGAAVYGLVPDDLVGKLLSDVFPAAVGSDFHTQLRRTRAEGGLVTWTGPVAGTDRWIAVRAQRVDGQVLCSFRDVTAEHHLELERDELTRSLHRSLDHTTRLLRLSEALTATRTVTDVARAAVEAAREGFGAAYAALSVVDHERQLLRTPFTGDYAPGAQEEWQDLPLDGPGPGTLALREGRPRFDDATSLRTGFPELAHRWETAHVRYLATVPLVAAGRNVGLLTMVWHEDLELSENQRATLRSLASYTTQALQRALLLAERTTAARTLQTSMLTTDLPQVGDLELVARYVPAHAGDQVGGDWYDGILLPDGTTLLVIGDVTGHDITAAAEMGQLRIALRALAVDRDDPPAELLDRLEAVVSSLRADAILASCLVARVEQNLQARAEGVRTVRWANAGHPPPVLVLADGTARVLAAPPDLLLGVGTGRRTDHVVDVPAGATLLLYTDGLVERRDDDLDSGIERLRAKASGLASGDLAAGLDELLAQAGGAAGDDVALLAVRFHAQG, from the coding sequence ATGTCGTCCGCCGGAGCGGTGGACCCGCTGCTCCTGCGCGCGTGGCAAGAGGTCTCCGAGGGGATCATCGTGCTCGACGCCGAGGAGTGGCGCGTCCTGCACGTCAACGCCGCCGGCGCCGCCGTGTACGGCCTGGTGCCCGACGACCTCGTCGGCAAGCTGCTCTCCGACGTCTTCCCCGCCGCCGTCGGCAGCGACTTCCACACCCAGCTGCGGCGCACCCGCGCCGAGGGCGGCCTCGTCACCTGGACCGGCCCCGTCGCCGGGACGGACCGGTGGATCGCCGTGCGCGCCCAGCGCGTCGACGGCCAGGTGCTCTGCTCCTTCCGCGACGTCACCGCCGAGCACCACCTCGAGCTCGAACGCGACGAGCTGACCCGCTCCCTGCACCGCTCCCTGGACCACACCACCCGCCTGCTGCGGCTGTCCGAGGCCCTCACCGCCACCCGCACCGTCACCGACGTCGCCCGCGCCGCCGTCGAGGCCGCCCGCGAGGGCTTCGGCGCCGCCTACGCGGCGCTGTCCGTCGTCGACCACGAGCGCCAGCTGCTGCGCACCCCCTTCACCGGCGACTACGCCCCCGGCGCGCAGGAGGAGTGGCAGGACCTGCCCCTGGACGGTCCCGGCCCCGGAACCCTGGCCCTGCGCGAGGGGCGTCCCCGCTTCGACGACGCCACCAGCCTGCGGACCGGCTTCCCCGAGCTCGCCCACCGCTGGGAGACCGCCCACGTCCGCTACCTCGCCACCGTCCCGCTGGTGGCCGCGGGCCGCAACGTCGGCCTGCTGACGATGGTCTGGCACGAGGACCTCGAACTGTCCGAGAACCAGCGCGCCACGCTGCGCTCCCTGGCCTCGTACACGACCCAGGCCCTGCAGCGGGCGCTGCTGCTCGCCGAGCGGACCACCGCCGCCCGCACCCTGCAGACGTCGATGCTCACGACCGACCTGCCGCAGGTCGGTGACCTCGAGCTCGTCGCCCGCTACGTGCCCGCCCACGCCGGCGACCAGGTCGGCGGCGACTGGTACGACGGGATCCTGCTGCCCGACGGCACCACCCTGCTCGTCATTGGCGACGTCACCGGCCACGACATCACCGCCGCCGCCGAGATGGGGCAGCTGCGGATCGCGCTGCGCGCCCTGGCCGTGGACCGCGACGACCCGCCCGCCGAGCTGCTGGACCGGCTGGAGGCCGTCGTCAGCTCCCTGCGCGCCGACGCCATCCTCGCCAGCTGCCTCGTGGCCCGCGTCGAGCAGAACCTGCAGGCCCGGGCCGAGGGCGTGCGGACGGTGCGCTGGGCCAACGCCGGGCACCCGCCGCCCGTCCTGGTCCTGGCCGACGGGACCGCGCGCGTCCTGGCGGCCCCGCCCGACCTGCTGCTGGGCGTCGGGACCGGCCGGCGCACCGACCACGTCGTCGACGTCCCCGCCGGGGCGACGCTGCTGCTGTACACCGACGGCCTCGTCGAGCGCCGCGACGACGACCTCGACTCCGGCATCGAGCGCCTGCGCGCCAAGGCGTCCGGGCTGGCCTCCGGGGACCTCGCCGCGGGGCTGGACGAGCTGCTCGCCCAGGCCGGCGGGGCCGCGGGGGACGACGTCGCGCTGCTCGCCGTCCGGTTCCACGCCCAGGGCTGA
- the tsaD gene encoding tRNA (adenosine(37)-N6)-threonylcarbamoyltransferase complex transferase subunit TsaD gives MIVLGIESSCDETGVGLVSEGVLLGDALASSMDAHARFGGVVPEVAARAHLESMLPVLHQALDKASLGLGDVDAVAVTAGPGLSTAVQVGLASAKALAFALSKPLYGVHHLAGHAAVDVLEHGPLPSRCVALVVSGGHTSLLLLGDLGRDPIVHLGDTVDDAAGEAFDKVARVLGLGYPGGPVVDRVARDGDPHAIAFPRALSRPSDPAYGFSFSGVKTAVARWVEARADAGGEVPVADVAASFQEAVADVLTRKALAACREHGVDTLLVVGGVAANSRVRALAEERCAAAGIELRVPPIRLCTDNGAMIAAVGDLLVRAGAPASGLDLGADPSAPLTGALLHGPWA, from the coding sequence GTGATCGTCCTGGGGATCGAGTCGTCCTGCGACGAGACCGGCGTCGGGCTCGTCTCCGAGGGCGTCCTGCTGGGCGACGCCCTCGCCTCCAGCATGGACGCGCACGCCCGCTTCGGCGGGGTCGTGCCCGAGGTCGCCGCCCGCGCGCACCTGGAGTCGATGCTGCCGGTGCTGCACCAGGCGCTCGACAAGGCCTCGCTGGGGCTCGGGGACGTCGACGCGGTCGCCGTCACCGCCGGCCCGGGGCTGTCCACGGCCGTGCAGGTCGGGCTCGCCTCCGCCAAGGCGCTCGCCTTCGCCCTCAGCAAGCCGCTGTACGGCGTGCACCACCTCGCCGGGCACGCCGCCGTCGACGTCCTCGAGCACGGCCCGCTGCCCTCGCGCTGCGTCGCGCTCGTCGTCTCCGGCGGCCACACGTCGCTGCTGCTGCTCGGGGACCTGGGCCGGGACCCGATCGTGCACCTGGGCGACACCGTCGACGACGCCGCGGGGGAGGCCTTCGACAAGGTCGCCCGCGTCCTCGGCCTCGGCTACCCGGGCGGGCCGGTCGTCGACCGCGTCGCCCGCGACGGCGACCCCCACGCCATCGCCTTCCCGCGCGCGCTGTCCCGGCCCTCGGACCCCGCCTACGGGTTCTCCTTCTCCGGGGTCAAGACGGCCGTCGCGCGCTGGGTCGAGGCCCGCGCCGACGCCGGGGGCGAGGTCCCCGTCGCCGACGTCGCCGCCTCCTTCCAGGAGGCCGTCGCCGACGTCCTGACCCGCAAGGCGCTGGCCGCGTGCCGCGAGCACGGCGTCGACACGCTGCTGGTCGTGGGCGGGGTGGCGGCGAACTCGCGCGTGCGGGCCCTGGCCGAGGAGCGCTGCGCCGCGGCGGGGATCGAGCTGCGGGTGCCGCCGATCCGGTTGTGCACCGACAACGGCGCGATGATCGCGGCGGTCGGTGACCTGCTCGTGCGCGCCGGGGCCCCGGCGTCCGGGCTCGACCTCGGGGCCGACCCGTCCGCGCCGCTGACGGGGGCGCTGTTGCACGGCCCCTGGGCCTGA
- a CDS encoding YceI family protein, which translates to MSSTRTPERPAAPGRPRRRRGLWAVLAVVVVLAVAAFVGPRIYASVESGKAAAPLVASTAAGSATPTAASTDATLDGAWTLAPGGTAGYRVKEVLNGQDVTVTGRTSDVTGDLTVAGGRLTAGTVSVGLASVETDSGQRDNQFRTTVIDVARFPTADVALTAPVPLGGLDVGSSVAVNLVGTLTLKGSPRDVTVPATVQRTAQGSVTVTGSLPVTWSEHGVQAPDLGFVKVEDTGTIEFTFTATKA; encoded by the coding sequence ATGAGCAGCACGCGCACGCCCGAGCGTCCCGCAGCCCCCGGACGGCCCCGCCGGCGCCGCGGCCTCTGGGCCGTCCTCGCGGTCGTCGTCGTCCTGGCCGTCGCCGCCTTCGTCGGTCCCCGCATCTACGCGAGCGTGGAGTCCGGCAAGGCCGCCGCCCCGCTCGTCGCCTCCACCGCGGCCGGCTCGGCCACCCCCACCGCGGCCAGCACCGACGCCACCCTCGACGGGGCGTGGACGCTCGCCCCCGGCGGCACCGCCGGCTACCGCGTGAAGGAGGTCCTCAACGGCCAGGACGTCACCGTCACCGGCCGCACCTCCGACGTCACCGGTGACCTCACCGTCGCCGGCGGGCGGCTCACCGCCGGGACGGTCTCCGTCGGCCTCGCCTCCGTCGAGACCGACTCCGGCCAGCGCGACAACCAGTTCCGCACGACCGTCATAGACGTCGCGCGCTTCCCCACGGCCGACGTCGCCCTCACCGCCCCCGTCCCGCTCGGCGGTCTCGACGTCGGCTCGAGCGTCGCCGTGAACCTCGTCGGCACCCTGACGCTCAAGGGCAGCCCGCGCGACGTCACCGTCCCCGCGACCGTCCAGCGCACCGCGCAGGGCTCCGTCACCGTCACCGGCTCCCTCCCCGTGACCTGGTCCGAGCACGGCGTCCAGGCCCCCGACCTCGGCTTCGTCAAGGTCGAGGACACCGGCACGATCGAGTTCACGTTCACCGCCACCAAGGCCTGA
- the def gene encoding peptide deformylase — protein MSEEQVERVEQGGRGEHAPVEFEGRTGVAHPITRYYTPVLHHPCTPVTAFDDDLVQLVADMFASMAAADGVGLAANQIGVDARVFVVDCPDDETETTGENVVAHVVNPVLHLPTGRKRRLDLDGEGCLSVPGQYADLARPDKAEVTGVDVHGNPVKIVGTGLLARCLQHEADHLEGVVYVDRLPVAQREEILAAAGLTAPAGDDA, from the coding sequence GTGAGCGAGGAGCAGGTCGAGCGGGTCGAGCAGGGTGGGCGGGGCGAGCACGCGCCCGTCGAGTTCGAGGGGCGCACCGGGGTCGCGCACCCCATCACCCGCTACTACACGCCCGTGCTGCACCACCCCTGCACGCCCGTGACGGCCTTCGACGACGACCTCGTCCAGCTCGTGGCCGACATGTTCGCCTCCATGGCCGCCGCCGACGGCGTGGGCCTGGCCGCCAACCAGATCGGCGTCGACGCGCGCGTCTTCGTCGTCGACTGCCCCGACGACGAGACCGAGACCACCGGGGAGAACGTCGTCGCGCACGTCGTGAACCCCGTCCTGCACCTGCCCACGGGCCGCAAGCGCCGCCTGGACCTCGACGGCGAAGGCTGCCTGTCGGTCCCTGGCCAGTACGCCGACCTGGCCCGGCCCGACAAGGCCGAGGTGACCGGCGTCGACGTCCACGGCAACCCCGTGAAGATCGTCGGGACCGGTCTGCTGGCGCGCTGCCTGCAGCACGAGGCCGACCACCTCGAAGGCGTCGTCTACGTCGACCGGCTGCCGGTCGCGCAGCGCGAGGAGATCCTCGCCGCGGCCGGGCTGACGGCGCCCGCCGGGGACGACGCGTGA